The window CTCTTCCTGGCCGCCTCCAAGGGCTGGGAGTACATGGTGCGGCGGCTAATACTAAAGGGGGCGAACACCAAGGCGGCTTCTGGCAACAAAACCGCTGAGGATGTCATCAAGAAAAAGTTTCCTGACCTACTGGACTCCATTGACTTCTCTGCCATTGTCAAGCCACAGAGGCACTTCAGTGATGAGCTCTACGATGCGCTGAGCAACTCCGACATCGAGCTCTTCTGTGAGATCCTGGATGAGATCGAGAAAGATGAGTCGCAGTCCATGAAGTCAGCACTGGAGGAGGACCACGGGGAGTACACACTGCTGCAGTACGCATGCGAGAATGGACTGACGGACTTCGTGGAGGAGTTGCTGAAGCGTGGTGCTGACCCTTCACACGTGGACCAGACCAGCCAGATGAGCCCGGTCCTGTACGCCGCGCGGAACGGCTACTACAAAATACTCGACCTCCTGCTGCTGGCGTTGAGGGACCAGAAGCTTGAGAGGGCCGCCCTGAAACAGAGAGACCGCAGGAAGGAGACAGCGCTGCACAAGGTCGTCAAAAGGGAGTACGTCTCAAATTCTGAGGGCGTTAATTACTTCAAGTGTCTGGAGCTGCTGTTGGACAAGAAACGGTCGCTAGATCTGGATGCACAGGATGAGTTCGGATGCACAGCTCTGCATTACGCTGTTCTCTGCGATGACCAGAGCTTTGTGcgcgtcctcctcctcaatgGGGCGCATTTGGGCATCAGGAACCAGTTTGGGACATTGGCCATCACTCGCATCCAGCCGTCGGTCCTGGAGGAGGTGCTCAATGACTGCATCAAGTACAGGAACAACGTGTCGGATCGGGAGTTTGAGATCATCCTCCACTACAGCATGTTGGCGCCCACACAAATGTCACAGCAACCGGAGACAGAGTGCCTGAGGTTCCTGAGTGGCTCACGCAAGCACCGACGCCTCCTCTTGCACCCTGTGATTGACACGTTCCTGTTCCTGAAGTGGCAGAGGATCCAGAAATACTACTACTTTAACATCCTTGTGTACACggccttcctcatcctcctgacGGCTTACATCCTTCTCTTCCACGGGACCTTCACACCCTCGACAACAAGCGGACAGAACGCCACACTCAGCAAAAGCATCCCAGACCCAATAAAGGACAATATGGCCCTGAAGATCAGCCTCAAAGTTCTTATCTTCATCTGCACCTTGTATATTGCAGTGAGGGAAGGAATTCAGTTCTATGTTTCCTGGAAAATGTACGTGATGAAGCTCGAGAACTGGCTTGAGATCTCGATAATCCTCCTGACCTGCACGGTGCTGTTCATGCCCATGGAGGTGGTGCCACAGCAGAGCGTGTGTGCCTGGCTGGTGTTGTTCTCGTGGATAGAGTtcgtgctgctgctggggcggcATCCATACCTGTCCATCTACATCACCATGTTCACCACGGTCACCAACAACTTTCTCAAATTCATTATAATGTTCTCCTTCATGGTGGTGGCCTTCAGCATCAGCTTCTACCTGGTGTTCCAAGTGGACGAGCACTTCACCACCTACTACAACTCCCTCCTGAAGACCATAGCCATGACCACCGGGGAGATTGAGTACACAGGGCTCCCCCTGGATGCCTTCCCTGTCTCCTCGCACCTTCTCTTTGTGGTCTTCGTGTTCCTCATCGTGCTCGTCCTCATGAACCTGCTCAATGGCCTGGCGGTGAGCGACATCCAGCAGATCCAGCAAGAGGCGGAGATTGTGAGCTACAGTAGCAGGGTAGAGCTGGTGTCCTACATCGAGTCGGTGTTCCTGGCAAGTCCACTGCATCAGATCTTCCCACGGTCACTGCGGTGCTGTGAGGGCGGCGAGGAGAAGGACGACTGCTCCTTCACGGCCTGTCTGGAGCAGCACAACCCCGCCATGAAGCTCCTCAACCGCCTGGGACGCCGCACGCTCATGTTCCAGACCTGTCTCCGCCGCAACCCAAGCATCTCCGTGTTCCCCAACCGTGGCAAGGACCGTTGGTACGTCTGTGAGTGCCACCGCTTTCAGCTGAAGGAGGCGCAAATCGAAGCGGCCAAGGACGTGGTGCTGGAAAAGGAGCATGCTGTGGCTAACCATCGCCTCTCAGGGCTTGAGTCTCGCCTGGATCAGTTGATGGCCGCAGTTTCGTCCCTCACAGAGAAGGTGGACAAACACGTCCTCTGCCCGTCCCCACAGTGACGCCATAGCACCCTGGCCGAGGTCGACACTTGATTTCTTGTTATGCTGAAGAATTTATGATGATTTTACCTCAGAGGAAGCAGTGAagggaaaacattaaaaaaaatggataaataagaGAGTAAAACTGTCAATTCAAAAACAGAAAAGTGGTAGAAAATTCCAAAAGATCATTCAGAAATAGTCTGAGGTGTCATGAtactcccttcttgaaagagAGCCTCTGGTACTCAAGAGCTCCAAGAGGATGCGACTTATAAGAGGGCAGTTGACACCTATCTTTCAGGTCCATAGGAGGTCTGGGCATGTATAGAGGACTCTGAAAGCATAAAGTAAGAGGACTGCATTGTTAGCTTGGTCCTTCTCTCTGACACATTACCGTGCCAGCTTTACTGTTGGAGACAAAGTAAATTAACATGTAGACACAAGACAGCCTATAGAAATTTAGGAAACAATGCATCATCACTAAAAGGCACATTCTTGAACATGTTTGGCTATTGAGCACAAAGATATATAGATGTCTGAAGATTGTTAAGCAGCATTCATACACCAAGTGGCTGATCCAAGTGCAAAGTGACTTAATAAAGGAATGATTATTTGCTTTGCTTGGCCTTGCACTGTAACATACTGAGCATTACAAACTGACTGAACGATTTATTATGAGGTGAATCTGTAGACCAAACAACTCATTACTGGATCagaccttccctccatccataaTTACTGATTAATTCTTATTATGCCTTTTTCATGAATAGACATAGTTTTAAGTGTCCTTCTATGATTAACGTGTGAGTAATAGTTAGATATATTTTACCACGATTC of the Eriocheir sinensis breed Jianghai 21 chromosome 24, ASM2467909v1, whole genome shotgun sequence genome contains:
- the LOC127003033 gene encoding transient receptor potential cation channel protein painless-like — its product is MAGYLALSPMDENGRAVQGSGAAGGGEEAHFKQELLTAVKTGDEDKLRHALKHLPDKAVNYIFPSPDSATALHLAAKNNSLDLVTALLEAAADTNIKDLSGKKYCPLHYAAVNGNAEVASVLLKEGANPNAKDGEFSRTALHLITNKWKTNEDSFKACLDTLLACNKTRVDILDQNSCSPLFLAASKGWEYMVRRLILKGANTKAASGNKTAEDVIKKKFPDLLDSIDFSAIVKPQRHFSDELYDALSNSDIELFCEILDEIEKDESQSMKSALEEDHGEYTLLQYACENGLTDFVEELLKRGADPSHVDQTSQMSPVLYAARNGYYKILDLLLLALRDQKLERAALKQRDRRKETALHKVVKREYVSNSEGVNYFKCLELLLDKKRSLDLDAQDEFGCTALHYAVLCDDQSFVRVLLLNGAHLGIRNQFGTLAITRIQPSVLEEVLNDCIKYRNNVSDREFEIILHYSMLAPTQMSQQPETECLRFLSGSRKHRRLLLHPVIDTFLFLKWQRIQKYYYFNILVYTAFLILLTAYILLFHGTFTPSTTSGQNATLSKSIPDPIKDNMALKISLKVLIFICTLYIAVREGIQFYVSWKMYVMKLENWLEISIILLTCTVLFMPMEVVPQQSVCAWLVLFSWIEFVLLLGRHPYLSIYITMFTTVTNNFLKFIIMFSFMVVAFSISFYLVFQVDEHFTTYYNSLLKTIAMTTGEIEYTGLPLDAFPVSSHLLFVVFVFLIVLVLMNLLNGLAVSDIQQIQQEAEIVSYSSRVELVSYIESVFLASPLHQIFPRSLRCCEGGEEKDDCSFTACLEQHNPAMKLLNRLGRRTLMFQTCLRRNPSISVFPNRGKDRWYVCECHRFQLKEAQIEAAKDVVLEKEHAVANHRLSGLESRLDQLMAAVSSLTEKVDKHVLCPSPQ